A stretch of Imperialibacter roseus DNA encodes these proteins:
- a CDS encoding heavy metal transporter, with amino-acid sequence MGKIIRPTYPVEFSVGLLLLIFALSSFLGSQLFEAPFGELKEDTSGYIGMALVGLAVVIMVLILWEEFLFPITVVPTEGQVVFRNHRNKLLTQLFIYFSIPAIFVFIYANYEVNQVRFFIWAAICVIAPVAGKLISGINNYNDFLKLTNEEIAYKNNRKEGVFKVAEVQHITPVKDERNVLHKIQVQLTNNNQVIIDLDEMELADFYNSIDEALKAHYETILKEAKISA; translated from the coding sequence ATGGGAAAGATCATCAGGCCAACCTATCCGGTTGAATTCAGTGTAGGGCTTCTTTTGCTTATTTTCGCTTTGTCTTCTTTTTTGGGCTCCCAGCTTTTTGAGGCTCCCTTCGGCGAACTTAAGGAAGACACCAGCGGGTATATAGGCATGGCTCTGGTGGGCCTTGCGGTCGTTATAATGGTATTGATCCTTTGGGAAGAATTCTTGTTCCCCATTACGGTAGTGCCCACCGAAGGGCAGGTGGTCTTCAGAAACCACCGAAACAAGTTGCTGACACAATTATTCATCTATTTCAGCATACCTGCAATTTTCGTTTTCATTTATGCCAACTACGAAGTAAATCAGGTTCGTTTCTTTATCTGGGCGGCCATTTGTGTCATTGCACCCGTTGCGGGGAAGCTAATTTCAGGGATCAATAACTACAATGATTTTTTGAAGCTGACCAATGAGGAGATCGCCTATAAAAACAATAGAAAAGAAGGCGTTTTTAAGGTAGCCGAGGTTCAGCACATTACACCCGTGAAAGACGAGAGGAATGTTCTTCACAAGATTCAGGTGCAGCTGACCAACAACAATCAGGTGATAATTGACCTGGATGAAATGGAGTTGGCCGACTTTTACAACTCGATTGATGAGGCGCTTAAAGCTCACTACGAAACTATTCTAAAGGAAGCCAAAATTTCTGCTTAA
- a CDS encoding putative quinol monooxygenase, giving the protein MLYVMVQFRVKEGHVQEAEKLIRGFIDNIRNNEPGTLAYQSFQFNHDIQEFVHLMCFTGEDADEKHKDSPYIKQFVDTLYPLCESEPRFHHLGLVAEK; this is encoded by the coding sequence ATGCTCTATGTAATGGTTCAATTTCGTGTAAAAGAAGGCCACGTGCAGGAAGCCGAAAAGCTGATACGTGGCTTCATAGATAACATCAGAAATAACGAGCCTGGCACGCTGGCCTATCAGTCCTTTCAGTTCAATCATGATATCCAGGAGTTTGTGCACCTTATGTGCTTTACGGGTGAGGATGCTGACGAAAAGCATAAAGACTCGCCTTATATCAAGCAATTTGTGGACACCCTCTACCCTCTCTGCGAGAGCGAACCCAGGTTTCATCACCTGGGGTTGGTGGCGGAGAAGTAA
- a CDS encoding DUF3667 domain-containing protein, with amino-acid sequence MKTLLAESFESSLDIETGLFGTLRELAIRPGQAIRGYIDGKRLSLYVPAKFLLLVGAVTTILSIRYGIFKVAQENNFFEDWHWYKMHFVGFWDFANEYSTLINIIAIPIYTFSTWLFFKPIGDNFSEHLVMNIYVTAQQLALIVIMFPFLQLFPDAKAAIITIYTVIVILYNIWVYTTFFRMKNWMGVTLSIMATAYAQLCTIIMTHLTFLTLDMLNLLPYLEFEL; translated from the coding sequence ATGAAAACATTGCTGGCGGAGTCATTCGAATCGTCGCTCGATATCGAGACCGGCCTGTTTGGCACCCTCAGAGAACTGGCGATCCGTCCCGGGCAAGCGATCAGGGGATATATCGACGGCAAGCGGCTCAGTCTTTATGTGCCAGCCAAGTTCTTGCTGTTAGTTGGCGCTGTCACCACCATTCTTTCCATCCGCTACGGCATCTTCAAAGTGGCTCAGGAAAACAACTTTTTTGAAGACTGGCATTGGTACAAAATGCATTTCGTCGGCTTCTGGGACTTTGCCAACGAGTATTCTACCCTCATCAACATCATCGCCATCCCTATTTATACCTTTTCCACCTGGCTTTTTTTCAAACCCATTGGCGATAATTTTTCGGAGCACCTGGTGATGAATATTTATGTAACCGCCCAGCAGCTGGCACTCATCGTCATCATGTTCCCATTTCTTCAGCTATTCCCGGATGCCAAGGCGGCTATTATTACTATCTACACAGTGATCGTAATTCTCTATAATATTTGGGTTTACACCACTTTTTTCCGGATGAAAAACTGGATGGGTGTTACGTTGTCGATCATGGCCACAGCCTATGCCCAGCTCTGCACCATCATTATGACACATTTGACTTTCCTGACACTGGATATGTTGAACTTGCTACCCTATCTGGAGTTTGAGTTGTAA